In the Thermococcus sp. genome, one interval contains:
- the hypA gene encoding hydrogenase nickel incorporation protein HypA: MHEWALADGIVRTALDYAEKEGATKLLAIRVVLGELQDVNAEIVEFAMKELLKGTIGEGAEIEFVEEEALFKCRDCGHEWKLEEVKGNFDERIKEDIHFIPEVVHAFLACPKCGSRDFEVVQGRGVYISGIKIEKEGEA; the protein is encoded by the coding sequence ATGCACGAGTGGGCACTCGCCGATGGAATAGTTAGGACAGCCCTGGATTACGCGGAGAAGGAAGGGGCAACAAAGCTCCTCGCAATAAGAGTCGTCCTCGGAGAGCTTCAGGACGTCAACGCCGAAATAGTCGAGTTCGCAATGAAGGAGCTCCTAAAGGGGACGATAGGTGAAGGGGCAGAAATAGAGTTCGTCGAGGAGGAAGCCCTTTTTAAGTGCCGCGACTGCGGCCACGAGTGGAAGCTGGAGGAGGTCAAGGGGAACTTTGACGAGCGCATAAAGGAGGACATACACTTTATCCCGGAGGTCGTTCACGCGTTTTTAGCGTGCCCGAAGTGCGGCAGCAGGGACTTCGAGGTCGTTCAGGGCAGGGGAGTTTACATAAGCGGCATAAAGATTGAGAAGGAGGGGGAGGCATGA
- a CDS encoding ATP-binding protein → MVDPRVKGIEGRLEKVKRIIPVVSGKGGVGKSLVSTTLALVLAEKGYKVGLLDLDFHGASDHVILGFEPKEFPEEEYGVIPPTVHGIKFMSIVYYSEDKPTPMRGMEISDALIELLAITRWDELDYLIIDMPPGLGDQFLDVLRFLKRGEFLVVVTPSKLSMNVVEKLLTLLKERGHRILGIVENLKLDEARDIEELAKRFDVPYLTGIPLYRDLEDKIGKPEELLRTDFAEKIREAAEKI, encoded by the coding sequence ATCGTTGACCCGCGCGTCAAGGGCATCGAGGGAAGGCTTGAGAAGGTGAAGCGCATAATCCCCGTCGTCAGCGGGAAGGGCGGTGTAGGAAAGTCCCTTGTCTCCACCACGCTGGCCCTCGTCCTGGCGGAGAAGGGTTACAAGGTTGGACTGCTTGACCTCGACTTTCACGGCGCGAGCGACCACGTGATTCTGGGCTTTGAGCCGAAGGAGTTCCCCGAGGAGGAGTACGGCGTAATCCCGCCGACAGTTCACGGGATAAAGTTCATGAGCATCGTCTACTACTCCGAGGACAAGCCGACGCCCATGAGGGGCATGGAGATAAGCGACGCCCTCATAGAGCTCCTCGCCATAACCCGGTGGGACGAGCTGGATTACCTGATCATAGACATGCCACCCGGACTCGGCGACCAGTTCCTCGACGTGCTGAGGTTCCTCAAGAGGGGCGAGTTTCTGGTCGTTGTAACGCCGTCAAAGCTCTCCATGAACGTCGTTGAGAAACTTCTGACCCTGCTCAAGGAGAGGGGGCACAGAATCCTCGGAATCGTCGAGAACCTCAAGCTGGACGAGGCGAGGGACATAGAGGAGCTGGCGAAGAGGTTCGACGTGCCCTACTTAACCGGTATACCGCTGTACAGAGACCTGGAGGACAAGATAGGAAAGCCGGAGGAGCTGTTGAGGACGGATTTTGCGGA